A section of the Verrucomicrobium sp. GAS474 genome encodes:
- a CDS encoding PEP-CTERM sorting domain-containing protein: protein MKAKALVVLLATGAATWFGGNSSASAQVTGNYIGTTGGLWGTGTNWDSGTAPGALDTAAYSGAAGASTTVVYDATASGSLGTLQWGESNAGFTNMLDISKSGNSATPSLTIANDFTLSSSTGTAMVRVDATTLASYLKIGSTGTGTITLETGGALDLLTDPSRVASMMGNVAVNGGVLSFSYDTSGTVASTPTITGNVSMSAGTIQIANSADRVHINGNFSATGGSLTGVANSQLYLLGATNSISSTTTVSSNLSVYLSDAGTVNQTFNTDAAINNLEFVKGGGVKTISGSGTIANLYLGAYTASTNMTMKLGSNLAVTNGFVKGANSSNGVALGYTLDLNGFNFTLPTTNTLNFQNDGNGNAVVTWNIQNSSSTLSTLTAKNFVFNSGTTNNISGPITFVGSATSGGSFSFGGSGPATININGTAGTVTFDAGNQAFAFSGASTTATTVTTTGSVIFKTSNGGTAVDLSSSSSANATFGSGTVFWLTGTTGTANLGSASGTTALNSGVLLKYTGAGTASVTSNRTIGAIQVGDGTSVSKINATSALTLAGDLQVNAHSTFAAQTFAIQLTGAANLTGAGTLSGTAGYSFASGATGGVSAGGTGAVATLTMASGSSLTLVSTTVSNFDIASTSSTDVLNLGTSAITYGGTLNLNFLAGYNPNQNDTFTLVTNAGTVTGTFDNITSNLTGDTFSYNAATGVLTVTAVAVPEPSEWMLLLMGASLCGTAWLRRKGRLALC from the coding sequence ATGAAAGCAAAAGCCCTCGTTGTCCTTCTCGCGACCGGCGCCGCCACTTGGTTCGGCGGCAACAGTTCCGCCTCGGCCCAGGTCACCGGCAATTACATCGGCACGACCGGCGGCCTCTGGGGCACCGGCACGAACTGGGATTCCGGCACCGCGCCGGGCGCGCTCGACACGGCGGCCTACAGCGGCGCGGCCGGGGCGAGCACCACCGTGGTCTACGACGCGACGGCCTCGGGCTCCTTGGGCACCCTCCAGTGGGGAGAGAGCAATGCGGGATTCACGAACATGCTCGACATCTCGAAGTCCGGCAATTCGGCGACTCCGTCCTTGACCATCGCGAACGACTTCACCCTCAGCTCCTCGACGGGAACGGCCATGGTCCGCGTCGATGCGACGACGCTGGCCTCCTATCTCAAAATCGGATCGACGGGCACCGGGACCATCACGCTGGAAACCGGCGGAGCACTCGATCTCCTCACAGACCCCTCCAGGGTTGCGAGCATGATGGGAAATGTCGCGGTCAACGGAGGGGTGCTCTCCTTTTCCTACGACACCAGCGGCACCGTGGCCAGCACGCCGACGATCACCGGAAACGTCAGTATGTCGGCGGGGACGATCCAGATCGCCAATAGCGCCGACCGGGTCCACATCAACGGGAATTTCTCGGCGACCGGCGGTTCGCTCACGGGGGTTGCCAATAGCCAACTTTATCTTTTGGGGGCGACGAATTCGATTTCCTCGACGACGACAGTCAGCAGCAATCTCAGTGTCTACCTCAGCGATGCGGGCACCGTGAACCAGACTTTCAATACTGATGCCGCCATCAATAACCTCGAGTTTGTGAAGGGCGGTGGCGTCAAAACCATTTCCGGCTCCGGCACGATCGCCAATCTTTACCTGGGCGCCTACACCGCCTCCACGAACATGACGATGAAGCTGGGAAGCAACCTGGCTGTCACCAACGGGTTCGTAAAAGGTGCGAACAGCAGTAACGGGGTGGCGCTCGGTTATACCCTGGACCTGAACGGCTTCAACTTCACCCTCCCGACGACCAATACGCTCAATTTCCAAAACGACGGCAACGGCAATGCGGTTGTGACGTGGAACATCCAGAACAGCTCGTCGACCCTCAGCACGCTCACCGCGAAGAACTTCGTCTTCAACTCGGGGACGACGAACAACATCAGCGGACCGATCACCTTCGTCGGGTCGGCGACGAGCGGCGGGTCGTTCTCCTTCGGCGGTTCGGGACCTGCAACGATCAACATTAACGGTACGGCGGGGACGGTGACGTTCGACGCCGGGAACCAGGCTTTCGCCTTCTCGGGCGCAAGCACGACGGCGACCACGGTCACGACGACGGGAAGCGTCATCTTCAAGACGTCGAATGGCGGGACGGCGGTCGATCTGTCGTCCAGCTCGTCGGCCAATGCGACGTTCGGTTCCGGCACGGTCTTCTGGCTCACCGGTACGACCGGAACGGCCAACCTGGGCAGCGCCAGCGGAACGACCGCGCTGAACTCCGGCGTCCTTCTGAAATACACCGGCGCCGGGACGGCGTCGGTCACCTCGAACCGCACCATCGGCGCCATCCAGGTGGGTGACGGGACGAGCGTCTCGAAGATCAATGCCACCTCGGCGCTGACCCTTGCGGGCGATCTCCAGGTCAACGCGCACTCGACCTTCGCGGCCCAGACGTTCGCGATCCAGCTCACCGGCGCGGCGAACCTGACCGGCGCGGGCACGCTGAGCGGCACGGCGGGCTACAGCTTCGCCTCGGGCGCGACGGGCGGCGTCTCGGCGGGCGGGACGGGGGCCGTCGCCACGCTGACCATGGCCTCGGGCAGTTCGCTCACCCTGGTCTCGACGACGGTCTCGAACTTCGACATCGCCAGCACCTCGAGCACCGACGTCCTCAACCTCGGCACCAGCGCCATCACCTACGGGGGCACGTTGAACCTGAACTTCCTGGCCGGGTACAACCCGAACCAGAACGACACGTTCACCCTCGTGACGAACGCCGGGACGGTGACGGGGACCTTCGACAACATCACCAGCAACCTCACGGGCGACACCTTCTCCTACAATGCCGCGACGGGCGTGCTGACGGTGACGGCAGTCGCGGTGCCGGAGCCGTCCGAATGGATGCTCCTCCTGATGGGCGCCTCTCTCTGCGGCACCGCATGGCTGCGGCGGAAGGGGCGGCTCGCCCTCTGCTAG
- a CDS encoding sugar-binding protein, producing MKRLLVLILSLFGFVLPSFAAVEVKMVPRDPNLEVYPSFEIHNPAATPARITIESSLETPEGKVKQGSSASYEVAAGATATFPAYKGEKSLRGEIDLLRTSITEEGGAASPFSAICGTPRPVGKGGDRLVGMNVHLERFTAEEQWKCLQMMKAAGVTTIRLEPGFRMPDAQGNYMVSWADPLVLDCEAFGMAPLMALTYFPKEFYAAPEKGKLAYAWAKAMGEHYKGRVIAWHYGNEANSGWATFGDAADMLAHNNAMALGTLAADPENMPASFGIAEALPNYTKEFFRLGGGANLKALALHPYCGVPESGIAKLLDNRRIIDEYGGHQEIWATEIGFQYSLPGAVNPVTQQMTQVDGFSLDQQADGLARLFLMAKAKGIERIYWYDFFGKKDRETFWIVDEDFTPRPAYEALKVVGNLLKGAAPLGGTEATEPVQYQLFRRPDGSVFLAAWALRDGTERDLHLPLGAYTVRDILGKSVAFDPAKPTVLNERPIIIEGLSPATAAYALNGLQVNALDVRNWGSPLHRWSADPGTTLTIPFVAFNSTSAPLKVYPSLLRTFPGWKVTLPEPFVVEPGQTVSQPVAVVVPSDATPGVDYHLAFAGETPGPRRAVPYEARIWVNGKFPYTAILDAVSPAADVPPYKSRRVIDENVVGFGRETLGARHATATADGELSEWKPEEFVTIDQVGNWRLRDPGLPGRDEWYARVALRWDSKALHAAFVVRDNELNLLDLISRDWRDSDNVRLFLSTEDAAKRAKRLTEKDYLILMTPTRQFHTEPPAVMAAAVGGFAHQGFESKVTIASRVWDGGYVIEVTIPFEALGVTAQAGKTLGCNIMADDAFRGYRRYTGLTFLKDFSYWNNPQTLGTLKLLP from the coding sequence ATGAAACGTCTCCTCGTCCTCATCCTTTCCCTGTTCGGATTCGTCCTTCCGTCCTTCGCCGCCGTCGAGGTGAAGATGGTCCCCCGCGATCCGAACCTGGAGGTCTATCCTTCTTTCGAGATCCATAATCCCGCCGCCACGCCCGCCAGGATCACGATCGAATCGAGCCTCGAGACGCCCGAGGGCAAGGTGAAGCAGGGCAGCTCCGCCTCGTACGAGGTCGCCGCCGGGGCGACGGCGACGTTCCCGGCCTATAAAGGCGAGAAGAGCCTGCGCGGCGAGATCGACCTCCTGCGCACGTCGATCACCGAGGAAGGGGGGGCGGCTTCGCCGTTCTCCGCCATTTGCGGCACGCCCCGGCCCGTGGGGAAGGGCGGGGACCGGCTCGTCGGCATGAACGTCCATCTGGAGCGCTTCACCGCCGAGGAACAATGGAAGTGCCTGCAGATGATGAAGGCGGCGGGCGTCACGACGATCCGCCTGGAACCCGGCTTCAGGATGCCGGACGCCCAGGGCAATTACATGGTCTCCTGGGCCGATCCTTTGGTCTTGGATTGCGAGGCCTTCGGGATGGCGCCGCTGATGGCGCTCACTTACTTTCCGAAGGAATTCTATGCCGCGCCCGAAAAGGGGAAACTGGCCTACGCCTGGGCCAAGGCGATGGGCGAGCATTACAAGGGACGGGTCATTGCCTGGCATTACGGCAACGAGGCGAACTCCGGCTGGGCCACCTTCGGCGACGCCGCCGACATGCTGGCCCACAACAATGCGATGGCGTTGGGCACCCTGGCCGCCGACCCGGAAAACATGCCCGCCAGCTTCGGCATCGCCGAGGCGCTTCCCAACTACACAAAGGAGTTCTTCCGCCTCGGTGGCGGCGCGAACCTGAAGGCGCTCGCTCTCCATCCCTACTGCGGCGTCCCCGAATCGGGCATCGCCAAGCTCCTCGACAACCGGCGGATCATCGACGAATACGGAGGCCATCAGGAAATCTGGGCCACCGAGATCGGTTTCCAGTATTCGCTGCCCGGTGCGGTGAATCCCGTCACCCAGCAGATGACGCAGGTCGACGGTTTCTCGCTCGATCAGCAGGCCGACGGGCTGGCCCGCCTCTTCCTGATGGCGAAGGCGAAAGGAATCGAGCGGATCTATTGGTACGATTTCTTCGGGAAGAAGGACCGGGAGACCTTCTGGATCGTCGATGAGGATTTCACCCCCCGCCCCGCCTACGAGGCGTTGAAAGTGGTCGGCAATCTATTGAAGGGTGCCGCCCCCCTCGGCGGAACCGAGGCGACTGAACCCGTCCAGTATCAGCTCTTCCGCCGTCCCGACGGCTCCGTCTTCCTCGCCGCCTGGGCGCTGCGTGACGGCACGGAGCGCGATCTCCACCTCCCGCTCGGCGCCTACACCGTCCGGGATATCCTCGGCAAGAGCGTGGCCTTTGATCCCGCCAAGCCGACCGTGCTCAATGAACGGCCGATCATCATCGAGGGCCTTTCCCCCGCGACGGCGGCCTACGCCCTCAACGGCCTTCAGGTCAACGCGCTCGACGTGCGGAACTGGGGTTCCCCCCTCCATCGTTGGAGTGCCGATCCGGGGACGACGCTGACGATTCCCTTCGTGGCCTTCAACTCGACCTCCGCGCCCCTCAAAGTCTATCCCTCGCTCCTGCGGACCTTCCCCGGCTGGAAAGTGACGCTGCCCGAACCGTTCGTCGTCGAGCCCGGCCAGACCGTGAGCCAGCCCGTCGCCGTCGTCGTTCCCTCCGACGCGACGCCCGGCGTCGATTACCATCTGGCCTTTGCCGGAGAGACGCCCGGCCCGCGCCGCGCCGTCCCCTACGAGGCGCGGATCTGGGTCAACGGGAAGTTCCCCTACACCGCGATTCTCGACGCCGTCTCGCCTGCCGCCGACGTGCCGCCTTACAAGTCGCGCCGGGTGATCGACGAGAATGTCGTCGGTTTTGGCCGGGAGACCCTCGGCGCGCGCCATGCCACGGCGACCGCCGACGGCGAGCTCTCCGAATGGAAGCCGGAGGAGTTCGTGACCATCGACCAGGTCGGCAACTGGCGGCTGCGCGATCCCGGCCTGCCGGGCCGCGACGAGTGGTACGCCCGCGTCGCCCTCCGTTGGGACTCCAAGGCGCTCCACGCCGCCTTCGTCGTCCGGGACAACGAGCTCAATCTCCTCGACCTCATCAGCCGGGACTGGCGGGACAGCGACAACGTCCGCCTTTTCCTCAGCACCGAGGACGCGGCAAAGCGCGCGAAGCGGCTGACCGAAAAGGATTACCTGATCCTCATGACGCCGACGCGCCAGTTCCACACGGAACCGCCCGCGGTGATGGCCGCCGCGGTCGGCGGGTTCGCCCACCAGGGCTTCGAGAGCAAAGTCACCATCGCCAGCCGGGTCTGGGACGGCGGCTACGTGATCGAGGTGACGATTCCCTTCGAGGCTCTCGGGGTGACGGCCCAGGCTGGAAAAACTCTCGGCTGCAATATCATGGCCGACGACGCCTTCCGAGGCTACCGTCGCTACACCGGGTTGACGTTCCTCAAGGACTTCTCCTACTGGAACAACCCCCAGACCCTGGGAACCCTCAAGCTGCTCCCTTGA
- the mdoH gene encoding glucans biosynthesis glucosyltransferase MdoH — protein sequence MNLSPLHSVLRRVLFIGLVLLLALGFSLLIDSYSEQSLSWGDYVVMSLFPILFSQLAIGFVLAAFGFYDFLRGGDPRHLLRGAWRKNEETIPLAATAIVIPVFNEDVGRVSRGIENVWRSLEKTGQIEYFDLYLLSDSNSADHWIEEERAWFSLCRRLQAFGKLFYRKRRHPINGKSGNIADFCRRWGRRYRYMIVLDADSIMGGPLMVRLVRAMEANPQVGILQTQPQMVLGSSLFRRTHQFAAALYGGLFVRGCSFFQTSTASYWGHNAILRLAPFIQHCGLPSLPVPEQTHRHILSHDTIEAVLMQRAGYEVWVIANEEGSYEEGPPNLDDMLKRDRRWCAGNLQHFWFLFARGISLGSRLQIGIGLMAYLGSPLWLLFLIAGSMAEYSHFRFLNLSAGPESLGAADASSAGILLSITLAFLFIPQCFGFLAALPKRKQFGGAPALFGGIVLHTALSILTAPILMVFHTLFVITSLFKVPIHWTTQNRADTGLPWRHCVKTYGALTLLGFGTLAAALHWLGLPGLWLLPVCLGWIVAPLLAWLTAHNGLGTSTRTRGLFLTPEELHPPEELARLDKPSGDEAESRQESETWAHALLCPYTQAIHLSLIRQRSSVSRNKTDHTKIKLRKKLLQEGPHSLDRKEKLSLLWDAESVARLHRDLWNTPSEALHPDWQTLHSSMSSNPSCRSLSAERITSTPTETTP from the coding sequence ATGAACCTTTCCCCCCTCCACTCCGTCCTCCGGCGCGTCCTCTTCATCGGACTCGTCCTTCTGCTCGCCCTCGGCTTCTCGCTCCTGATCGACAGCTATTCCGAGCAAAGCCTCTCCTGGGGAGATTACGTCGTGATGTCGCTCTTCCCCATTCTCTTCAGCCAGCTCGCCATCGGCTTCGTCCTCGCCGCCTTCGGCTTCTACGATTTCCTGCGCGGCGGCGATCCCCGCCACCTCCTACGCGGCGCGTGGCGGAAAAACGAGGAGACCATCCCGCTCGCCGCCACCGCCATCGTCATCCCCGTCTTCAACGAAGACGTCGGACGCGTCAGCCGGGGCATCGAAAACGTCTGGCGCAGCCTGGAAAAAACCGGCCAGATCGAGTACTTCGACCTCTACCTCCTCAGCGATTCAAACAGCGCCGACCATTGGATCGAGGAAGAGCGCGCCTGGTTCTCGCTCTGTCGCCGTCTTCAGGCCTTCGGCAAGCTCTTCTATCGCAAGCGCCGCCATCCCATCAACGGCAAGAGCGGGAACATCGCCGACTTCTGCCGCCGCTGGGGCCGCCGCTACCGCTACATGATCGTCCTCGACGCCGACAGCATCATGGGCGGCCCGCTCATGGTCCGCCTGGTCCGGGCGATGGAAGCCAACCCCCAGGTCGGCATCCTCCAGACCCAGCCCCAAATGGTCCTCGGCAGCTCCCTCTTCCGCCGCACCCATCAGTTCGCCGCCGCCCTTTACGGAGGCCTCTTCGTCCGCGGATGCAGCTTCTTCCAAACATCCACCGCCTCCTATTGGGGACATAACGCCATCCTCCGCCTCGCCCCCTTCATCCAACATTGCGGCCTTCCCTCCCTGCCTGTCCCGGAGCAGACCCACCGCCACATCCTGAGCCACGACACGATCGAAGCCGTCCTCATGCAGCGGGCAGGCTACGAAGTCTGGGTCATCGCCAACGAAGAAGGCAGCTACGAGGAAGGCCCCCCCAACCTCGACGACATGCTGAAACGCGATCGCCGCTGGTGCGCCGGAAACCTCCAGCACTTCTGGTTCCTCTTCGCCCGGGGCATCAGTCTCGGCAGCCGACTGCAAATCGGCATCGGCCTCATGGCCTATCTCGGCTCCCCCCTGTGGCTCCTGTTCCTCATCGCCGGTTCCATGGCCGAATACAGCCACTTCCGATTCCTCAACCTCTCCGCCGGCCCCGAATCGCTCGGGGCCGCCGACGCCTCCAGCGCCGGGATCCTCCTATCAATCACGCTCGCCTTCCTCTTCATTCCTCAATGCTTCGGTTTTCTCGCCGCCCTTCCGAAGCGAAAGCAATTCGGCGGCGCTCCCGCCCTGTTCGGAGGCATCGTCCTCCACACCGCCCTTTCGATCCTGACTGCGCCCATCCTGATGGTCTTCCACACCCTCTTCGTCATCACCTCCCTTTTCAAAGTGCCGATCCATTGGACCACCCAAAACCGGGCCGACACCGGTCTCCCCTGGAGACACTGCGTGAAAACCTATGGGGCATTGACCCTGCTCGGATTCGGCACCCTGGCGGCCGCCCTCCATTGGCTCGGCCTCCCCGGTCTCTGGCTGCTCCCCGTCTGCCTCGGCTGGATCGTCGCCCCCCTCCTGGCATGGCTCACCGCCCACAACGGCCTCGGAACATCGACCCGCACCCGGGGCCTCTTCCTCACTCCCGAAGAACTCCACCCCCCCGAGGAACTTGCCCGACTCGACAAACCCAGCGGTGACGAGGCTGAAAGCCGACAGGAATCGGAAACATGGGCCCACGCGCTCCTTTGCCCGTACACCCAAGCCATCCATCTTTCCCTGATCCGCCAACGCTCTTCCGTGAGCCGAAATAAGACCGACCACACCAAAATCAAACTCCGGAAAAAACTCCTCCAAGAGGGCCCCCACTCCCTTGATCGCAAAGAGAAACTTTCCCTCCTCTGGGATGCAGAATCGGTCGCCCGCCTCCACCGCGACCTCTGGAACACCCCCTCCGAGGCCCTCCACCCCGATTGGCAAACACTGCACTCCTCCATGAGCTCCAACCCCTCATGCCGCTCTTTATCGGCCGAACGCATCACGTCGACACCTACGGAAACCACGCCCTAA
- a CDS encoding glucan biosynthesis protein G → MKLHLTLAALTALLLFVSLRYSPGHAFSFAQVERLAAKQAEEKFVPLRDALPPQLRNLTPQQENGIFWKDSYRLWRDKGLPFQVDFYHLSRQFPSGPRINTVDRHGAHPLAYSPAFFNFLNLDLRPPLPANLPFAGFYLRYPINKADSLDGFFSVLGSSYFRALAKEQVYGLTARGLAIDTALDGKAEEYPSFTEWWLRRPASNATDQTLYALLDSPSVSGAYEFRIRPGASTSVDVHAVLYFRKAVERIGLAPFSSMYLYGENSGDHFGDTIHPEVHDSDGVLVHSGNGDWIWRPLQATPFLQQYDFAETDPKGFGLLQRDRDFQHYQDLDTKYNVRPSAWVTPHGNWGKGSIALVQLPTNNTDTDNVVLSWRPERVPAKGDRLEFNYTVDFYMNDAERPSLAYAMATHFNSPAPPPPNAAPPRTPESPKPATLPSPSNGTVPVQFLVDFKGNGIEDIPPDSPPSIDCDASPSGTLITNGKVDKNGYDGSWRISFTVTPLRHNVPTELRCRLLRDGKPLTETWTYTWHQ, encoded by the coding sequence ATGAAACTCCACCTGACCCTGGCGGCCCTCACGGCCCTCCTCCTGTTCGTCTCCCTCCGCTACTCCCCGGGCCATGCCTTCAGCTTCGCGCAAGTCGAGAGGCTGGCGGCGAAGCAGGCCGAAGAAAAGTTCGTCCCCCTCCGCGACGCCCTCCCTCCCCAACTCCGGAACCTCACGCCTCAACAGGAGAACGGCATCTTCTGGAAAGATTCCTACCGCCTCTGGCGCGACAAGGGGCTCCCCTTCCAGGTCGATTTCTATCACCTCTCCCGCCAATTCCCCTCCGGCCCCCGCATCAACACCGTCGATCGGCATGGCGCCCATCCCCTCGCCTACTCTCCCGCCTTCTTCAACTTCCTCAACCTCGACCTCCGGCCGCCCCTTCCCGCCAATCTTCCCTTCGCCGGATTCTATCTCCGCTATCCCATCAACAAAGCCGACTCCCTCGACGGCTTCTTCTCCGTCCTCGGCTCCAGCTACTTCCGGGCCCTGGCCAAGGAACAGGTTTACGGCCTCACCGCCCGGGGCCTCGCCATCGACACCGCCCTCGACGGCAAGGCCGAGGAATACCCCTCCTTCACCGAGTGGTGGCTTCGCAGGCCCGCTTCCAATGCGACCGACCAAACCCTCTACGCCCTGCTCGACAGCCCCAGCGTTTCCGGGGCCTACGAGTTCAGGATCCGTCCCGGCGCATCGACCTCGGTCGACGTCCACGCCGTCCTTTATTTCCGCAAAGCGGTGGAACGGATCGGCCTCGCCCCGTTTTCGAGCATGTACCTTTATGGCGAGAACAGCGGGGACCACTTCGGCGACACGATCCACCCCGAGGTCCACGATTCGGACGGCGTTCTGGTCCACTCCGGCAACGGTGATTGGATCTGGCGCCCCCTTCAGGCCACGCCCTTCCTGCAACAGTATGACTTCGCCGAAACCGACCCGAAGGGTTTCGGACTTCTGCAACGAGACCGGGACTTCCAGCACTACCAGGATCTCGACACCAAATATAACGTCCGCCCCAGCGCCTGGGTAACGCCGCACGGAAACTGGGGCAAGGGCAGCATCGCCCTCGTCCAGCTCCCCACCAACAACACCGACACCGACAACGTCGTCCTTTCGTGGCGGCCCGAACGCGTCCCCGCCAAGGGAGATCGACTCGAGTTCAACTACACCGTCGACTTCTACATGAACGACGCCGAGCGTCCCTCCTTGGCCTATGCGATGGCCACCCACTTCAACTCCCCCGCGCCGCCCCCGCCCAATGCGGCACCCCCCCGCACTCCGGAATCGCCCAAACCGGCGACGCTCCCCTCTCCGAGCAACGGCACCGTCCCGGTCCAATTCCTCGTCGATTTCAAGGGCAACGGAATCGAAGACATTCCCCCCGACTCGCCTCCCTCCATCGATTGCGACGCCAGCCCTTCCGGCACTCTCATCACCAACGGAAAAGTCGATAAAAACGGCTACGACGGCTCGTGGAGAATCAGCTTCACCGTCACCCCACTCAGGCACAACGTCCCGACGGAACTCCGATGCCGCCTCCTGCGCGACGGCAAGCCCCTCACGGAAACTTGGACCTACACCTGGCACCAATAA
- a CDS encoding fibronectin type III-like domain-contianing protein: MEEPVRELKGFQRVTLSPGQSKQVDFTLGFDELSHYNLQMEQAVEPCSCLVWIGGSSEAEQGANFQITP, from the coding sequence ATGGAGGAGCCCGTGCGGGAATTGAAGGGCTTCCAACGCGTCACCCTCTCTCCCGGCCAATCAAAGCAGGTCGACTTCACCTTGGGCTTCGACGAACTTTCCCACTACAACCTCCAGATGGAACAGGCCGTCGAACCCTGCTCCTGCCTCGTCTGGATCGGCGGCAGCTCGGAAGCCGAGCAGGGCGCCAATTTCCAGATCACCCCCTAA
- a CDS encoding glycoside hydrolase family 3 N-terminal domain-containing protein encodes MEPSCRIPSLLIRIPAALLLLAAVVAASRWYQWRIDTKRVEQRLPIPSVELADKALNRRVETLLRTLTLDEKIGQLTQYTGGVATGPGTGRENYDKEIARGRVGSLFNVVGAGETNRYQRLAVEKSPHHIPLLFGYDVIHGQRTIFPVPLALASSFDPALIEALSRMAAGEATDDGIRWVFSPMVDIARDARWGRITEGSGEDTFLGSVLAEAYVRGYQGRRLSDPASVAACVKHFAAYGAPNAGREYNTVDMSELTLRQVYLPPYHAGIKAGAATIMSAFNPLNGVPATANPFLLTTLLRNQWQFAGITVSDYGAVRELMNHGIATTPDIAARKALSSGIDMEMEGGLYGTRLARQVANGTLPRAAVDEAVRRVLRVKFALGLFDHPYADEKKPPYAATPQKREIVRKAAEESIVLLKNGGPPSDSPPLLPLAKETPTLALIGPLADAPTDMLGSWPAAGNPGDVVTLRAALQARCDATKTTLLYAQGTDTLTSSDQGFDAAVAAARKADVVIVALGESGATMTGESSSVTRLGLPGNQEALLETLAAQGKPVVLVLFNGRPLAVTWAAAHVAAIVEAWYPGIEAGTAVADILFGDVNPSAKLPVTFPRSVGQEPLFYNQLPTGRPANGIDLSRPPAGPNEKYLSRYIDEINAPLFPFGFGLSYTSFTYSNVKVDHSAISAQDLSLRTEGRTLSKSRQVHVTAEVRNAGTREGTEIVQLYLRTVGGAWRSPCGN; translated from the coding sequence ATGGAACCGTCGTGCCGCATCCCTTCCCTCCTGATCCGCATCCCCGCCGCCCTTCTCCTGCTCGCCGCCGTGGTCGCGGCCTCGCGCTGGTATCAATGGCGGATCGACACGAAGCGGGTCGAGCAACGACTGCCGATTCCGAGCGTCGAATTGGCCGACAAAGCCTTGAACCGCCGGGTGGAAACCCTCTTGCGCACCCTGACCCTCGACGAAAAAATCGGCCAATTGACCCAATACACCGGAGGCGTTGCCACCGGCCCCGGCACGGGGCGGGAGAACTACGACAAGGAGATCGCCCGGGGCCGCGTCGGCTCCCTCTTCAACGTCGTCGGCGCCGGGGAGACGAATCGCTATCAACGGCTCGCCGTGGAGAAAAGCCCCCATCACATCCCCCTTCTCTTCGGCTACGATGTGATCCACGGCCAGCGGACGATCTTCCCCGTCCCGCTCGCGCTCGCCTCCAGCTTCGATCCCGCGTTGATCGAGGCTTTGTCCCGGATGGCGGCAGGCGAGGCGACCGACGACGGGATCCGCTGGGTCTTTTCCCCGATGGTCGATATCGCCCGGGACGCCCGCTGGGGGCGAATCACGGAGGGATCGGGCGAAGATACCTTCCTGGGATCGGTCCTGGCCGAGGCCTACGTGCGGGGCTATCAGGGCAGGCGCCTCTCCGATCCCGCCTCCGTCGCCGCCTGCGTGAAGCACTTCGCCGCCTATGGCGCGCCCAACGCCGGGCGCGAATACAACACCGTCGACATGTCGGAGCTGACCCTCCGGCAGGTCTACCTCCCCCCGTACCATGCCGGGATCAAGGCGGGGGCCGCGACCATCATGAGCGCCTTCAATCCCCTCAACGGCGTTCCGGCCACGGCGAATCCTTTCCTCCTTACCACCCTCCTGCGCAACCAGTGGCAATTCGCCGGGATCACCGTCAGCGACTACGGTGCGGTGCGGGAGCTGATGAACCATGGCATCGCCACGACTCCCGACATCGCGGCCCGCAAGGCCCTCTCCTCGGGCATCGACATGGAAATGGAGGGCGGCCTCTACGGAACGCGGCTCGCCCGCCAGGTTGCCAACGGCACGCTTCCCCGGGCCGCCGTCGATGAGGCCGTCCGCCGCGTCCTGCGCGTGAAATTCGCCCTAGGTCTGTTCGATCATCCCTACGCCGACGAAAAGAAACCGCCCTATGCCGCCACCCCGCAGAAAAGGGAAATCGTCCGCAAGGCCGCCGAGGAATCGATCGTCCTGCTCAAGAACGGCGGTCCACCCTCCGATAGCCCTCCCCTCCTTCCCCTCGCCAAGGAAACCCCCACCCTCGCGCTCATCGGCCCCCTCGCCGATGCCCCGACCGACATGCTCGGCTCCTGGCCCGCCGCAGGGAATCCGGGCGATGTCGTCACCCTGCGGGCCGCTCTCCAGGCCCGCTGCGACGCCACGAAGACCACCCTCCTTTACGCTCAGGGAACCGACACGCTCACCAGTTCGGACCAAGGCTTCGACGCCGCGGTGGCCGCCGCCCGGAAAGCCGACGTCGTCATCGTCGCCCTCGGCGAATCCGGAGCCACCATGACCGGGGAATCCTCCTCGGTGACCCGCCTCGGATTGCCCGGCAACCAGGAAGCCCTCCTCGAAACGCTCGCCGCGCAGGGGAAACCGGTCGTCCTCGTCCTCTTCAACGGCCGCCCCTTGGCCGTGACCTGGGCCGCCGCCCACGTCGCGGCCATCGTCGAGGCGTGGTATCCCGGGATCGAGGCGGGCACCGCCGTCGCCGACATTCTCTTCGGCGACGTCAATCCCAGCGCCAAGCTCCCCGTCACCTTCCCCCGCTCCGTCGGCCAGGAACCGCTATTCTACAACCAGCTCCCCACCGGCCGCCCCGCCAACGGCATCGACCTCAGCCGCCCGCCCGCGGGGCCGAACGAGAAATACCTCTCCCGCTACATCGACGAGATCAACGCCCCCCTCTTCCCCTTCGGTTTCGGCCTTTCCTACACCTCCTTCACCTACTCCAACGTGAAGGTCGATCATTCCGCCATCTCCGCCCAGGATCTTTCCCTCCGCACGGAAGGCCGTACGCTCTCCAAATCCCGGCAGGTCCACGTCACCGCCGAGGTCCGCAACGCCGGAACCCGGGAGGGAACCGAAATCGTCCAACTCTACCTCCGCACCGTGGGGGGAGCATGGAGGAGCCCGTGCGGGAATTGA